One Lucilia cuprina isolate Lc7/37 chromosome 4, ASM2204524v1, whole genome shotgun sequence DNA segment encodes these proteins:
- the LOC111677175 gene encoding mitochondrial pyruvate carrier 1 yields the protein MSKKGAAGMAGRFFENLKSKEFREYLMSTHFWGPVANWGIPIAALADIKKDPKIISGRMTLALTLYSFVFMRFAWKVQPRNMLLFACHLTNSTAQSIQGVRFINYNYLSDNKDKKQAA from the exons atgTCTAAAAAAGGTGCTGCTGGTATGGctggaagattttttgaaaatcttaaaagcaAAGAATTCCGTGAATATTTAATGAG TACACATTTCTGGGGTCCAGTGGCTAATTGGGGTATTCCTATTGCTGCTTTAGCGGACATTAAGAAAGATCCTAAAATTATTTCTGGACGCATGACATTGG CTCTTACCCTATACTCCTTTGTATTTATGCGTTTCGCCTGGAAGGTACAACCTAGAAATATGCTGCTATTCGCCTGCCATTTAACTAATTCAACTGCACAATCTATACAGGGTGTGCGTTTTATCAACTACAATTATTTATCCGATAACAAGGATAAGAAACAAGCTGCCTAA